The Ascidiaceihabitans donghaensis genome includes the window CATTACAGCCAGATGGCCCAGAACCAGCGGCGCCATCAACAGGGCGGTGATCCGTTGCAGCATGTAAAGGCGCAGGGTCAGCATCTAACGGTCCTTTTTGAAAAAGGAGGTGTTGAAAAAGGATTTCGCCGTTTCGCGTTTCAGCCCCGCGATGGCGGACATCGGATCCAGATCATTGGGGCAATAGATGGTGCAGGACCCCATTGAATGACAGTTGTGGCAGCCGCCCGTTCCTGAAATGGCGTCCAGAATGGCCACGCGACCGTCGTCTTTTGCGTCGTTCAAAAGCGTCCACGCGCGCTGCAAAGCGGCAGGGCCAAGGTAGTCGGGGTTGCCCGACACCGTGTCGCAGGCCGCGTAACACACTGAGCAGTTGATGCACTCAATACCTGCGTTCGCCTCAACCCGTGCAGGGGCCGTTTCATTGATGGGGGCGATGGGGTCGTCACGGGTCAATGCGCCGTGATGTACCCCTTCTGCGGCGACCCATTTGTCGAAAAACGGGTCCATGTCCACAGCCAGATCCTTGATAACCGGCAGATTGCGCAGAGGGCCGATTGTGACGGCGTTGCCATCCAGAACCTTTGAAATATGGGTGCGACACGTCCAGCGCGGCACGCCGCCCACCATCATCGCGCAGCTGCCACACATGCCCACACGACAGGCAAAGCGGTAGCTTAGGGTTGGGTCGGCGTTTTGCTGGATCCAGGATACCACGTCCAGCACGGTTTGATTGTCGTAGGCGGGGACCTCAAATTCGGTCTGTGCGCCATTTGCATCTGGCCCGCGGTCAATGGTGACTTTTAGATGATCAAAGGGCGGATCGGTGGGCATAGGCGGCTTTGTCTTTCAACAGATGTTCGTTTTGTGGCACAGTGTAGACTAAAGTTACGCTTTATAAACGCGACAATTTCTTTCTATTTTCGTTAGTCGCCCTAACAAAAAACAGCACATCAAGAGGTGATTATGTCATCATCACAGGCTCCGACAGGACCGGCCCCAACATTGCAGCAGCTTTTGGAAAGCAGGTATAGTGATGCGCCCGCTGTAGATGCGGCATATGATATTCCGGCTTTGCGTGGCATCGCAGGGCGCGGTTCGTGTCGCAGCTTTGTAGATGCACCGGTGCCAGATGCGATGGTGCAGGTGCTGTGTGCGACAGCTTTGGCGGCACCCACCAAAAGCGACTTGCAACAGCGCGACATTGTTCTGGTTCAGGATCAGACCAAGCGTGCCGCTTTGGCACAGCTTGTGGCGGGGCAGGCGTGGGTGGCGCAGGCCCCGCTGATTGCAGTCTTTTGCGGCAACAATCGCCGCCAAAGACTGTTGCATGAATGGCAGGATGTGCCGTTTGCCAATGATCATCTTGATGCGTTTTTCAATGCCGCCACAGACGCGGCTATCGCGCTTGGTGCTTTCGTTACAGCCGCAGAGGCGCTTGGCCTTGGATGTTGCCCTATAAGTGCTGTGCGCAATCAGGCGCAGGGGGTGTCTGATATGTTGGACTTGCCGCAGCATGTGTTTCCTTTCGCGGGGCTTGCCATTGGGTTTCCGTCCGTCCCTTGTCAGATTTCACCACGCCTGCCGATGGCGGTTACGGTGCACAAAGACCGCTATTGTGAAGATGATGTGAAGGAAGCAGTGGAAATATATGACCGCGACAGGACCCAGCGCCAACCATATGCGCAACAGCGATTTGTGGGGGCGTTCGGCCACAGCGATACTTATGGGTGGTCTCAAGACAAAGTGCGCCAATACAGCCAGCCGGAACGTGCTGATTTTGCGCAGTTTGTGAAGGCCCGGGGATTTGCTTTGGACTAAGCGCAGACCGGACACTGACCGGACGGGGGCCGGAAACGAAAAAACCGCCCCAAAAGGAACGGTTTTTTCTAAAATACTGAAGCGTGGTGTTCAGCGCTAAGGGCTTAACCTTGGCGCGCTTTGAACCGGCGCTGTGTTTTGTTGATCACATAAACACGGCCTTTGCGACGCACAACGCGGCAATCACGGTGCCGGTTCTTGAGCGAGCGGAGCGAGTTGCGAACCTTCATGGTACGAATCCTTCCTGTCTGTCTGGGCGCGAGAACCAGCGCCGGGTTAATTTTTATGCCAAACCCTGCGGTCTGGCGGTGTGTCGGATGTCAGACCGAAGCCTGACAAGAAAGAATGGTGGGCGATACAAGGATCGAACTTGTGACCCCTTCGATGTCAACGAAGTGCTCTACCGCTGAGCTAATCGCCCACTTTTACCCTTGCGAAAGCCATGCCCCAAATAAAATGGGGCGCGAATTCACGCGCCGGTACGGGGGCGTATAAAAGGAGTCGCAAGCAGGATCAAGGGCTTTTGGACAATGTATCTTTCAGTCTATGTTAAAGTCGAGATCAGGAGCCAAAATGCCCAAGTTTGCTTATGAAGTTCTGCATCCCGACCACCATACGTCCTGTGTGGTTTTTGCATCGCCCCATTCCGGGCGCGATTATCCGTGGAGCTTTTTGCGCAAGACAGTGTTGGACGAACACACCATCCGGTCTTCCGAAGATGCCTTTGTAGATCAACTGTTTGACTGCGCCCCCAAGTACGGGGCGTCTTTCCTGAAAGCCGGTGCGCCGCGCGCGTTCATCGATTTGAATCGCAGCGCTGATGAGCTTGATCCGGCCTTGATTGAAGGGGTGCGTAAATCTGGGCACAACCCGCGCATCGCGTCTGGGCTTGGGGTTGTGCCGCGTGTGGTGGCCAACGGGCGGTCTATCTACCGGGGCAAAATTCCCTTGGCCGAAGCGCATCAACGCATCGACCGATATTGGCGCCCTTATCACACGCAGCTGCAAAAGATGCTGGATGCG containing:
- a CDS encoding nitroreductase family protein; this translates as MSSSQAPTGPAPTLQQLLESRYSDAPAVDAAYDIPALRGIAGRGSCRSFVDAPVPDAMVQVLCATALAAPTKSDLQQRDIVLVQDQTKRAALAQLVAGQAWVAQAPLIAVFCGNNRRQRLLHEWQDVPFANDHLDAFFNAATDAAIALGAFVTAAEALGLGCCPISAVRNQAQGVSDMLDLPQHVFPFAGLAIGFPSVPCQISPRLPMAVTVHKDRYCEDDVKEAVEIYDRDRTQRQPYAQQRFVGAFGHSDTYGWSQDKVRQYSQPERADFAQFVKARGFALD
- a CDS encoding succinate dehydrogenase/fumarate reductase iron-sulfur subunit — protein: MPTDPPFDHLKVTIDRGPDANGAQTEFEVPAYDNQTVLDVVSWIQQNADPTLSYRFACRVGMCGSCAMMVGGVPRWTCRTHISKVLDGNAVTIGPLRNLPVIKDLAVDMDPFFDKWVAAEGVHHGALTRDDPIAPINETAPARVEANAGIECINCSVCYAACDTVSGNPDYLGPAALQRAWTLLNDAKDDGRVAILDAISGTGGCHNCHSMGSCTIYCPNDLDPMSAIAGLKRETAKSFFNTSFFKKDR
- the ykgO gene encoding type B 50S ribosomal protein L36, whose product is MKVRNSLRSLKNRHRDCRVVRRKGRVYVINKTQRRFKARQG
- a CDS encoding N-formylglutamate amidohydrolase, translated to MPKFAYEVLHPDHHTSCVVFASPHSGRDYPWSFLRKTVLDEHTIRSSEDAFVDQLFDCAPKYGASFLKAGAPRAFIDLNRSADELDPALIEGVRKSGHNPRIASGLGVVPRVVANGRSIYRGKIPLAEAHQRIDRYWRPYHTQLQKMLDAAHQRHGQTVLIDCHSMPHEAMDGVARGGMRRPDVVLGDRFGAAAGGEIVDRIEAAFASAGFIVTRNAPFAGAYITQAYGRPSRAQHAVQVEIDRSIYMNEQLIRPNGSFDDVRKALRTVVAEVASIGQDRVPLAAE